In Lacinutrix sp. Bg11-31, the DNA window AGAGTTTTCTCTTAAAGTCCCAAACGAGTATTTGGACAAAGCTGTTTTGGTATCTTATTTAGGGTATGAAAAGTTACAAATTCCGCTTTCAGAATTTAAAAAGGAGAACACTAAAATAAAATTAATTGTTGCTGCAACTGTATTAGCTCAAGTAGATGTTAATGCTCCAAAAGACGCAAAAACTTTAGTAATACAAGCATTAAGTCTTAAAGCTGAAAATTATTTAAATATAGAAACTGTAATGACAAGTTTCTATAGAGAAACTATTAAAAAACGAAATAAAAACGCATCTCTTTCTGAAGCTGTTTTAAAAATCTACAAACAACCTTATACAACAAATAAAAAAGATGCTATTAAACTAGTTAAAGCAAGAAAAAACACTGATTACTCTAGATTAGACACATTGACTTTAAAGCTACAAGGTGGTCCATTTAGTGCTTTACATACAGACATTATTAAATATCCTGAGTATATTTTTAATAACGAAGATATTAAAGATTATAATTTTAGTTTTAATAAATCTACCCAAATAAATAACAAGTTGGTTTTTGTTGTGAGTTTTATACAAAAAGAAAATATTACAAGACCAATGTATTATGGCAAGCTATATATTGATGCCGAAGATTATGCTTTAACAAGTGCTGTCTATAATCTTAATGTAAGTAATAGACTAGAATCCAGTGAGTTGTTTGTAAAAAAGAAACCACGTAAAGCAACTGTATATCCTACCGAAGCTGCCTTTCGCGTAAACTATAGAGTTAGAGATGGTAAATGGCACTTTGCTTATAGTAATATCCTTTTAACTTTTAAGGTAAAATGGGAGAATAGATTGTTTAATAGTCGCTATACATTACATAGTGAAATGGCTATTACAGATTGGGACCAAAACACAGTAAATTTTGTTAACAGGCCTAAAGACCGATTAAAAACTAATTCAATTTTAGCAGATGAAGCCTCTGGTTTTACTGATCCTGAGTTTTGGGGAGAATATAATATTATTGAGCCCGAAAAATCTATAGAATCTGCTATCAAGAAAATTAGTAAGCAGTTGAAAAAATCTTAATTTAAAGATATTCGCTATACTGAAGTACTCTAAAATCGAACGTATTAAATTTAGGATTACTTGCCTTAAGTTGTTTGTATAATGGATTGCTACCTATAGAAATGTTTGCCGCTCCAGAAGAAGATGTAAGTGATACGGTTTTAATTGTGCGTAATGCACTTTGATAAGACTCGGTTTCACGTTTTTGATGTTCCACAATTAAAGTAGATTCCCACGCTTCGCTCGGAATGACGAATTGATGAATTCTTGGTGTTTGGTTTGAAACCAATTCTAGCTTTATATTGTAGTCTTTTATATGTTTTCTGAAGAAATACTCTGGACCGTTTTTAGATTTTCCGCCAATAAATATAATAGTTTCAATACTTGGATATTGT includes these proteins:
- a CDS encoding carboxypeptidase-like regulatory domain-containing protein, which encodes MKNLTISPLKIKILTSLFLLISCICFAQNNLEYKGKVIDTDSNKALGLADLIVIGTNISTVTNSEGEFSLKVPNEYLDKAVLVSYLGYEKLQIPLSEFKKENTKIKLIVAATVLAQVDVNAPKDAKTLVIQALSLKAENYLNIETVMTSFYRETIKKRNKNASLSEAVLKIYKQPYTTNKKDAIKLVKARKNTDYSRLDTLTLKLQGGPFSALHTDIIKYPEYIFNNEDIKDYNFSFNKSTQINNKLVFVVSFIQKENITRPMYYGKLYIDAEDYALTSAVYNLNVSNRLESSELFVKKKPRKATVYPTEAAFRVNYRVRDGKWHFAYSNILLTFKVKWENRLFNSRYTLHSEMAITDWDQNTVNFVNRPKDRLKTNSILADEASGFTDPEFWGEYNIIEPEKSIESAIKKISKQLKKS
- a CDS encoding uracil-DNA glycosylase family protein, with translation MFQHKHPYQPFIKNDTTKLIVGTLPPPRFTTGNLLEKDVNFCYGSYYNSLWLFIEKIHNLNLLYDHSNEAIKQRQNFLIKHKIGVCDIVESCEREKVDASDIGMQNIELRDVISYIKQYPSIETIIFIGGKSKNGPEYFFRKHIKDYNIKLELVSNQTPRIHQFVIPSEAWESTLIVEHQKRETESYQSALRTIKTVSLTSSSGAANISIGSNPLYKQLKASNPKFNTFDFRVLQYSEYL